The genome window ATATGATTTTGACTCTCTAACTTTCCCAGTCCTGTTATACAAATCAGCCAAGCGGATGAAGACTGAACCAACAGCTGGATGATTCTCTCCTTTGGTGGTCATGAACACAGTGAGTGCCTTCTGATAAGCAAAAGCAGCTTCATCATAGCGAGACAAGGACAAGTATGTGTCTCCGATGCTACAATCAACCGAAGCCACCTCCACTTCCTGGCCATTTGCCACCATGGCCATGCTGGATAACACAAGATGCTCGAGAGCAGCTTCATGATCACCCTTCATCTCACATATAAGACCCATCAGTCTCCTATCTGCAGCCTCTTCGAGAGAAGAAGGGGAACCATTATCTTTATGACTATCGAGAGCCATCTGGCAAAGCCTCTGAGCTTCATCAAATTGCAATGCTTGAACATGAGCTTCAGCCAAATAACGACAAGTCTCACCAACTCTCACATCTGTTTCTCCCAAAACTTGTTTCTGGATTTCCAATCCAGTTGAGTAATGCATAATTGAATTCTCAAGTTGGCCCAGCATAGCATAAGTATCACCCAACTGCATGTGACCAGCAAATTTAGCAAGGGCATGATTTTGGCCTTCGTCAACAGCTGAAAGCTCAATTGAGCGTTCGAGAACAGGAATTGCCTCATGATACTGGCCTAAGCTACAGTAAATTGCTGCCGTGACGTGAAGGCACATTACCAGCTCCAAACAAGGTTTCCCATTTgcaaataattcaaatgattttcCAGCTCGAAGAGCTAATTCAAGAGCTTTCTGGGGATTATCCCCTGATGAAATCAAATCCCTTGCTTGCTTAAGCAAAAATGGCCCAAGATCTGGATTATATAACCCTGATTCAGCCAAATCCTCAGTTCCTTTCTGAAACTTTGACCCTGCCACAGATGAATTACTGCGTTTCTTCACAGGAGAGGGTCCCGCTTGTTGTTTTTGGAAATTCTTAGCGCTAGGAATAGGAGGTTTGTCAGGACTTCTTCCCTTCGCAACTGATTTTGATGAAGTTTCAGTGTCCACCTGCAAGTGAGCAACTTTCTTCAAGTTCCCTGAAGAAACGGATTTTGTACTTGCAGCTGTAACCATCTTTCCTGATTTTCTATCTGAGGACGAACCTTTCTTAGAACTTGAATCACTACGAGAATCGTACGCTGGCTTTTCTAGCACTTCCTCTTCCATGATCTCCACCTCTCTCATCTCTCCGCCAACAAGATGGCGTAACTCTGAATCTATCCTAGACTCATCACCATCCGATTGAAAACTATGCCTTGAAGACGACTGATCAGAACTCTGCATATCACACACATTCTCATAAAGCTGCTCAATTGAGGTGTCAACCATCCCATCAACTGGACGATCAAGTCCTGTACTCCGGGGGGTTTGCTGATTCAAAGTACTCTTCCGGGATCCATTCAGAGCTGTATTTTCCTTACTTAGCATGGAATTttcatgtgattcatttacCACCTCATCGACAATTCCAGGCATCGCTATGTACCCGAATCAACAAAACCTCTACACCAAATAAATTATCTGCAACAAACGGATCTCAATAAATCAAGCAGAAGATTTTAGCAGAATTCCGAATGCATACATACTGCACAAACCTACGGTTTCCATATATTGAAATAACattgaacaaaaagaaaaatgcatCAGCAACATcaccaaaattcatttagggccTTTTAGCAATCTGATTTCGGGACTTCGTAAGCAAATATCAAACAATAACCAAAACATATGCACAACATACATTTGCTCCcgaacacaaatcaaaatacatTAAAAACATACAATTTTCATGTTTCTGCGTTTTAGCATTTCACTTTTGAACTTTGTATGTTTCCCAACATACCAAGGAACCAAATAACAGGTTAAACCCAACGGAAAGGTTGCTCCTTTGTGACCGAAAGGTCACGGTTCAAGTCGTGGAAACAGACTCTTTGCAAAGCAAGGGAAGTTCCCCTGACCTCGCAAACTGAGGAGCCTTGTTGGCCTAAGGTCGTCCTTTATCCATTAAAGGAAAAAAtgagaaataaataaaacacaaaatgcCCTCATCGGatcttcacaaaaaaaaaagaagaatccAATCAACCCACACAAACGCATATTACATACAAAACTCATATCACCATTGGAACATGCCAAAGATTAAAACCAATAAAAAACCAATAAAACGAACCCATCAACAATAAAATCAACTTCTTTTCATATTATTGTAGATTAACATGAACCCATCAACAATAAAATCAAGCTCTTTGCAGCTAACCTCTCAAATTAATAAAGAAAAGCATaccaaaaaatggaaaataaataATGGGTTGTTTGTtgagctgaaaaaaaaaacaatatgcaGAAAGCAGAAATGGGAAAATCCATACCTGAACAAACAGTCGACCATGTCAAAAGGGCACGAATTGGGTTGTGCTATCTGGGTCTCGATAAAAAAGCAATCTATACGTGTGTATATGTATAAGGTAATGGGGGAATtgtcaaaatatatatatattttactggTGGGGGTTGTGTGGGATGAGGACGACAGCGGTGGAGGCGAAAAGGGGAAATGCGTAAGGCAAAAAGATGAAATCTTttgaggaaaagaaaaggaaattaattaggGGAAATGGTGGAAAGTTGCAGAGTTGAAATATCGAAGGGGAAGAGAGATGGCGACTTCTTTCTTCCCCACCCGCGCGTCCTGCTGTAACTCCCCAAATGCCgattgttttgttttctctGTCTGTCATTTAAACCGGAAATCGCCACGTGGCGGTCTCATAGCGGTATCTATGGAAAGCAATTTATAGGTCAATTTAGTGAAATTTTCGTAATACCAAAAACTACCCTTCCCTTTTATCAACGTTGGGGAAGAAAACTTACTAATTAAAGGGTAAAATAGTAAATTaatacattttaataaaaaaaataaaaagtaaaacaacTCGCAGGCCGCACATAAAAGCACGAGATTGTTTAGTGCGGTAAAAACACGATCAGTTTTGAAGTGGttgttttaaataaaaaattttaataatttgtATTATAACACTTGTGTAACAAGTTCTATTTTCGACACATAGAAAAAATTATCATAAGCTTGTGGCAAAATATTAGTATCATTtgaaaagacaattttttttttaaattttttttttttacttttacattttaatttttgggtgGGATGTTGATTTTTTTATGGACAAAGGGTCATTAGTCTTGAAGTTACTTTGCTTCTTCTCAACTTGATCATCAAGGTGGTCTCTAACATGTTGGGACAATAGGAGAAACTATTGTTCCTATCCTTAATAATAAAActtagggatgtgatatccacacatcccattttaattctcacacacccttctaattttcggcattttgatcggatgaattgaagaagatcaacggataaaaattaacaagagtgtgtgagaagtaatttggggtgtgtggataggaCATCCCTAAAACTTAACGTTGTTATTAAGTTTGAATCTAAAACTTAACTTTGCATTTCTCTTTCACCTATGGGTGATGATAAACCCAATAAGTTTGAATCTAAAAGAGGTACAAATCTACCATGTACCGATATAATAGAGCACTACTGCATTAGACGGttaaatttacatgtttacattttaacattttaaatttatacTTTTAAACATCAGTGCATTTCATACACTTGTGTATTGTGAgagaattataattgaattggTTAAAGTTATTGGATTCGTTCAAAAGTACTAAAATAATCTCGTGAGGAGACAAATTGGGAATTCTGATGAAGGTGCATCTAGCTTTTGAAATAATCATTGGATTTGAGGCAAACAAGCTTCACAAAGCTCTAGGTTGGATAATTAGAATACTCCCAAATGAGGGGCGTAAGTACAATTTACCCACTCATGACTCATGGGTCAAAATATCAACGCCTACAGGGGAGGTTAGGTCCTCTGAGTCTCTGACCAAACTACCAATAATAGGAAAAAGATCATCTCCACATCTCTTTTTTCAAAATTCAGACATCAAAAGATCTGGGCTTTAAAAATTTAGTCCAacgattaaaaattattatagcttttaaaagtttttactAATTTATCTGtttttaaccgttggatcaaattttaatggtccTAATCACTTGATCCTAGGGCTTTGGAAgaagagatccggagatgaCCTCTTTTCCCAATAATATATGATGATATACAAATACAATATATGTttggaaaattaattttcttaGAACTAttaagtagtttaaaaaattaaagagaagattGTTTAAAAAGTCAGACTATTTGTTTTCAACATGACATATCTTATAAGCTCTTTTTACTAGGGGTGGGTACGGTGCGTTTTCACCCTTAAATCGGAATCGAAACTGAAAAATATGAACGGTTCGATTTAGTGCGGTTTcgcttaaatttattactagaaCCTTACGGTTCGATCTACACAGGTTCCGATTCGGTTCTTGTCGGTTTACAGTTCCGAATACTAAATTATTTGAACACCAAATCATCTTGCATTCAAATATATCTTCTAAAACTGATTATATAAAGTTACATCTTTGGTAATGGCAACAAGTCAACAAAAAGAGACAACTAAAAGAAATATACATTGGTCAGCAAACTTGGCCATATGTGTCATGAGTCTCTTGGCACATAATTGATTGGACAATGCAACAAAAGTCGGTAGACATATTATCTCTGTGGTATCAAAATGCTTGTCCAATACCAaaatttctttgcttttttcATTTGCCTTGTAACCAATCTTGACCAAGTATATTGGTCGGTggtcaacaaacaaaaaaatgaagaagcaAACTGCAGGTTTATTTCAGACAGAGAGCAAGCAGCAGCTCCTGTACACAATCAAACAACTTATTTCAGAGAGCAAGCAAAATCAAACAACTTATTTCAGGGAGGAAACATGGGCTTCCCTAGTTTTAAAAGTTTGAAGAAGCAAACTGtaggtttaaatttaattacacaacaATTAAACAGAATTTGCGGACAAATACACCCACTCTTTCTGTATAATCATATCATGTAAAAATGAAAGATTACGAAGAAAACCCAGCTGAGCTCTAATGTTGAACCTATTCTCCAAAGCTACGAGCTGGATGCCCCAAAACATCTCACTCGAACAATTTAACTATCCCATCCCATATGATCGCCTTTATGTATCCGTTAATTATATATCTTATTAACTACACTCAGATTTCAAGAGGAGGCAGAGAAGACAATATCTCTGCAAAGCAATTGAGGAATAATTACTCTAAACAGGAAGGTTGCTGAATAAATTGTCATCTTCAAGCTCCTGAATAAATTGTTTGTATGACATCAACCCTTCTCTGAAAAGTTATTCAGTATGTCACATTACTCGGTGAAAAGAATATATCCCCAATCCAAAGATACCAATTAAATTAAGAGAATCAATAAACAGTCAAGCTTGTCAGGAGGTTTATTTAAGTTGAACGCCAAGAAGGAGCATAGTAGatttaaaaacaaatcaaataaaaccaaataaaaaccaaaaatcatTCTCCAATACTCATTTTATTTCACTAGAAAAACCATGGAAAAGAGAGATAACACAACGagtaaaaatacaaaatgaagcCCATTTGAGATACAAAATAACGGATAGTGTGCTCAAATGAAGCCAATCTGAGAACCAAATAAACAgaaatacaaaatacaaaatggGATAAGCAACTCTACACAAtgagtaaaaatataattaacgTACAGGATCAACTAACCTTTGAGTAGTCCCAGGGCTGGAAGCATCACCACCACCCCTTCCTGAATCCCCAGTCTGAGAATAAGGAAAAAGACCAaaattttctatttaaaaatattaaaatttctaAGACCAAATTTGTAAAGATTAAGTGCTTCCTTATATCAGACTCTTGTACCATTGAATTAGCTTAAACTGCATACTTCCTTAACATTATGTCAAAAGATTTTAACAATGCTTTTAGATCATATAGCAATGGAAGTTTGATCAGCTTCACACTTCCGGTGGAACTCAACCATATTCCTATTCTCAAATATGAGAATAGATAGAGAAAATACCAAAGAACTGTCTGAGCTGTCACGAAGCACGAAGTGTCTAAGCTATCAcggttttttttcaatttttttttcaatttttttttcatacgaTTTGATGCAGTTTTTATGCCCAGCCCCTAGTCCTCACCAAAATGCAGGCAAAGAGTGGGCAGAAAATTTTTGGCACAGCGGGACTCATTACAATCCTTTTTCGATGGAGTTGTTAAAGCAAAAgaggataaaaataaaataaaaacatctGACGGCTGTGGGATTTGAACCCACGCCCTTTCGGACCAGAGCCTAAATCTGGCGCCTTAGACCACTCGGCCAAACCGTCGCACGTTATACAATGTGACAGATTGTTATAAATGTAATCTTTAATTGCTG of Malus sylvestris chromosome 6, drMalSylv7.2, whole genome shotgun sequence contains these proteins:
- the LOC126626196 gene encoding protein KINESIN LIGHT CHAIN-RELATED 3-like is translated as MPGIVDEVVNESHENSMLSKENTALNGSRKSTLNQQTPRSTGLDRPVDGMVDTSIEQLYENVCDMQSSDQSSSRHSFQSDGDESRIDSELRHLVGGEMREVEIMEEEVLEKPAYDSRSDSSSKKGSSSDRKSGKMVTAASTKSVSSGNLKKVAHLQVDTETSSKSVAKGRSPDKPPIPSAKNFQKQQAGPSPVKKRSNSSVAGSKFQKGTEDLAESGLYNPDLGPFLLKQARDLISSGDNPQKALELALRAGKSFELFANGKPCLELVMCLHVTAAIYCSLGQYHEAIPVLERSIELSAVDEGQNHALAKFAGHMQLGDTYAMLGQLENSIMHYSTGLEIQKQVLGETDVRVGETCRYLAEAHVQALQFDEAQRLCQMALDSHKDNGSPSSLEEAADRRLMGLICEMKGDHEAALEHLVLSSMAMVANGQEVEVASVDCSIGDTYLSLSRYDEAAFAYQKALTVFMTTKGENHPAVGSVFIRLADLYNRTGKVRESKSYCENALRIYEKPVPGVPPEEMASGLTDVSAIYESMNDLEQAVMLLQKALKIYNDAPGQQSTIAGIEAQMGVMYYMLGSYSESYDSFKSAISKLRATGEKKTAFFGIVLNQIGLTCVQRYSIYEAQEFFEEARTILEHECGPYHPDTLGVYSNLAGTYDAAGRLEDAIEILEYVVEMREEKLGTANPDVDDEKRRLGELLKEAGRTRSRKNRSLENLLGSNSHGINNDGITVL